Proteins encoded within one genomic window of Gloeobacter kilaueensis JS1:
- a CDS encoding ABC1 kinase family protein, which produces MRATTELSVPPRPASAAANQSATAVPLKSYDPNLIARYAERRPGRVLGRLLRTIWPFLLFFLQLQWDRASGAGARNQIKRAVRLREILTDLGPTYIKIGQALSTRPDLVPPAYLDELTLLQDRLPPVPNSEAFALIRAGLGRDPAEIYAEFDPEPIAAASLGQVYRARLKTGERVAVKVQRPNLIPTVMLDLYLQRRLLGWIERNVRQVKSDLQAILDEFGRKLFEEMDYVQEGKNAERFASFFVTSMPEIYVPRIYWDYTCRQVLTMEWIDGLKLTRLEEIERAGLNARAVIEAGVQCSLRQLLEHGFFHADPHPGNLLVMADGRLAYLDFGMMSEVEPAQRYGLIQAIVHMVNRDFEGLARDYVQLGFLKSDQDLTPIVPVLEAVFGQALGSSIGSLNIKSITDNMSAMMYDLPFRVPAFFALIIRSLVTLEGIAISVDPEFKVLEVAYPYVARRLLSDNAPQLRASLSELLFKDGAFRWNRLENLVRNARSAREYNINRALDQAAEFLLSERGAAIREKLIDELTATKTVNPNVPGGSASGLQNLERLWSLLREDPKLDVRHLFAVLSKLVLKPEGRDLSRRVAGRLLERELARLLRRALLPGIPSAAL; this is translated from the coding sequence ATGCGCGCTACCACTGAGCTGTCCGTGCCGCCTCGCCCGGCGAGTGCCGCCGCTAACCAGTCTGCCACTGCGGTTCCTCTCAAGTCCTACGATCCGAACTTGATTGCCCGCTACGCCGAGCGGAGGCCGGGCCGGGTGCTTGGCCGCCTTCTGCGCACTATCTGGCCTTTTTTGCTGTTTTTTTTGCAACTGCAGTGGGACCGCGCCTCCGGGGCAGGTGCGCGCAACCAGATCAAGCGCGCCGTGCGGTTGCGGGAGATCCTCACCGACCTTGGTCCTACCTACATCAAGATTGGCCAGGCGCTCTCGACCCGCCCGGATCTGGTACCGCCCGCTTATCTAGATGAGTTGACCCTGCTGCAGGACCGCCTGCCGCCGGTACCCAACAGCGAGGCGTTCGCCCTGATTCGAGCCGGTCTGGGCCGCGACCCGGCGGAAATTTACGCCGAATTTGATCCGGAGCCTATCGCCGCTGCCTCCCTCGGCCAGGTCTACCGCGCCCGGCTGAAGACCGGCGAGCGGGTGGCAGTCAAGGTGCAGCGCCCCAACTTGATCCCGACTGTCATGCTCGATCTCTACCTGCAGCGGCGGTTGCTGGGCTGGATCGAGCGCAACGTCCGCCAGGTCAAAAGCGACCTGCAGGCGATCCTCGACGAATTTGGCCGCAAGCTCTTCGAGGAGATGGACTACGTTCAGGAGGGCAAAAACGCCGAGCGCTTCGCGAGCTTTTTTGTCACCTCGATGCCCGAAATTTATGTGCCGCGCATCTACTGGGACTACACCTGCCGTCAGGTGTTGACGATGGAGTGGATCGACGGCCTCAAGCTCACCCGCCTCGAAGAGATCGAAAGAGCCGGTCTCAACGCGCGCGCGGTGATCGAAGCGGGGGTGCAGTGCTCGCTCCGGCAACTGTTGGAACACGGTTTTTTTCACGCCGACCCCCATCCGGGCAATCTGCTGGTGATGGCGGATGGCCGCCTCGCGTACCTCGATTTTGGAATGATGAGCGAGGTCGAACCCGCCCAGCGCTACGGCCTGATCCAGGCGATTGTCCATATGGTCAACCGCGACTTTGAAGGTCTGGCGCGGGACTACGTTCAGCTGGGTTTTCTAAAGAGCGATCAAGACCTCACCCCGATCGTGCCGGTGCTCGAGGCGGTCTTTGGTCAGGCTCTCGGCTCCAGCATCGGCAGCCTCAACATCAAGAGCATCACCGACAACATGTCGGCGATGATGTACGACCTGCCCTTTCGGGTGCCCGCCTTCTTTGCGCTCATCATCCGCTCGCTGGTCACCCTCGAAGGGATCGCCATCTCCGTCGATCCCGAATTCAAGGTGCTCGAAGTCGCTTACCCTTACGTCGCCCGTCGCCTCTTAAGCGACAACGCTCCCCAATTGCGCGCCTCGCTGAGCGAGCTGCTCTTCAAAGACGGTGCCTTTCGCTGGAACCGGCTTGAAAATCTGGTGCGCAACGCCCGCAGCGCCAGGGAGTACAACATCAACCGCGCCCTCGATCAGGCGGCAGAATTTTTGCTCTCCGAGCGCGGGGCGGCGATTCGCGAAAAACTCATCGATGAGCTGACCGCTACGAAGACCGTTAACCCGAACGTGCCGGGCGGCAGTGCCAGCGGACTGCAAAATCTCGAGCGGCTCTGGTCGCTGCTGCGCGAAGATCCAAAGCTCGATGTCCGGCATCTTTTTGCAGTGCTGAGCAAGCTCGTCCTCAAGCCCGAGGGCCGCGATCTCAGCCGCCGGGTGGCAGGCCGCCTGCTGGAGCGCGAGTTGGCCCGCCTGTTGCGTCGGGCTCTGCTGCCGGGGATTCCCAGCGCTGCCCTCTGA
- the murA gene encoding UDP-N-acetylglucosamine 1-carboxyvinyltransferase codes for MAIDPPLTPSNSGQTKLVDPYLQIEGGYRLSGEVTISGAKNSSLALMAAALLTMDGCRLHNVPGLADIRMMSAILESLGVRVRSHAPNTLDIDARFLSVHRAPYELVNSLRASFFILGPILARLGMARIPLPGGCAIGARPVDLHVRGLQALGAEVRIEHGIVEARARKLRGGRIHLDYPSVGATETIMMAATLAEGETVIENAAQEPEVCDLANFCRSLGARIRGAGTKTIVVSGVPRLHGSEYHVIPDRIEIGTFMAAAAITRSTLRIGPVVPEHIGAVVAKLREMGSQVSLIGSDTLEVSPGRVMAASDIETLPFPGFPTDMQAQFMSVLAVSEGTSIISETVFENRLMHVPELNRLGADIRVRSGHAIVRGVLKLSGAPVVATDLRASAALVIAGLAAHGTTTITGLHHLDRGYENIELKLQRLGARIERHLPVAQVNEVSDAVAAVAAVAGADAGAAG; via the coding sequence ATGGCAATCGACCCCCCGCTCACTCCGTCTAACTCCGGGCAAACGAAACTGGTCGATCCATACTTACAAATTGAGGGAGGGTACCGGCTCAGCGGCGAGGTGACGATAAGCGGTGCCAAAAATTCTTCTTTGGCCCTGATGGCGGCGGCCCTGTTGACGATGGACGGCTGTCGGCTGCACAACGTTCCGGGGCTGGCGGACATCCGGATGATGAGTGCGATTCTCGAATCGCTCGGGGTGCGGGTGCGCTCCCACGCTCCCAACACCCTCGACATCGACGCCCGCTTTTTGAGCGTCCACCGCGCCCCCTACGAACTGGTCAACAGTCTGCGCGCCAGCTTCTTCATCCTGGGGCCGATCCTGGCCCGGCTGGGGATGGCCCGCATTCCGCTGCCGGGCGGCTGCGCGATCGGGGCGCGGCCCGTCGATCTGCACGTGCGCGGTCTGCAGGCGCTCGGAGCCGAGGTGCGCATCGAGCACGGCATCGTCGAGGCCCGCGCCCGCAAACTGAGGGGCGGTCGCATCCACCTCGACTACCCGAGTGTCGGGGCAACCGAGACGATCATGATGGCGGCCACCCTCGCCGAAGGGGAGACCGTAATCGAAAATGCCGCCCAGGAGCCGGAGGTCTGCGATCTGGCCAACTTCTGCCGCTCCCTGGGAGCGCGCATCCGGGGTGCCGGGACCAAGACGATTGTGGTAAGTGGCGTCCCCCGCCTGCACGGCAGCGAGTACCACGTCATCCCCGACCGCATCGAGATCGGCACCTTTATGGCCGCCGCCGCGATCACCCGCTCGACGCTGCGCATCGGGCCGGTCGTGCCCGAACATATCGGGGCGGTGGTGGCCAAGCTGCGCGAGATGGGTTCGCAGGTGAGCCTGATAGGGAGCGACACCCTCGAAGTGAGCCCTGGCCGGGTGATGGCGGCGAGCGACATCGAGACATTGCCCTTTCCGGGCTTTCCCACCGACATGCAGGCCCAGTTTATGAGCGTGCTCGCGGTGAGCGAGGGCACGAGCATCATCTCCGAGACCGTCTTTGAAAATCGCCTGATGCACGTCCCCGAACTCAACCGCCTCGGAGCCGATATCCGGGTGCGCTCCGGCCATGCAATCGTGCGCGGCGTGCTCAAGCTCTCGGGGGCACCGGTGGTGGCCACCGACCTGCGCGCCTCCGCCGCCCTCGTGATCGCGGGTCTGGCTGCCCACGGCACGACGACGATCACCGGCCTGCACCACCTCGATCGCGGCTACGAAAATATTGAGTTAAAGTTGCAGCGCCTGGGTGCCCGCATCGAGCGGCATCTTCCCGTTGCCCAGGTGAACGAGGTAAGCGATGCAGTGGCTGCTGTTGCTGCCGTTGCTGGCGCAGACGCCGGAGCCGCCGGTTGA
- a CDS encoding aldo/keto reductase, with protein sequence MEMRQLGKDGPTVSLLGLGCMGMSDFYGPADEKESIATIRAALEAGVTFFNTGDFYGMGHNELLLREALKGRRERAFISVKFGALRSPDNRFLGFDGRPAAVKTFLSYSLKRLGTDYIDLYEPARVDPAVPIEETVGAIADLVQAGYVRHIGLSEASAATIRRAHAVHPIAALEREYSLIDREIEAEILPVLRELGIGLVAYGVLSRGLLSNKATGELAPGDFRSTLPRFMGENLQRNLSLVETLAQLASEVGASTAQLAIAWVLAQGADIVPLVGARRPERLEEALGATRLHLSLEQLARIEAALPPGSVSGTRYDAQQMTMVDG encoded by the coding sequence ATGGAGATGCGGCAGCTGGGTAAAGATGGGCCGACGGTTTCGCTGTTGGGCCTGGGGTGCATGGGGATGTCCGACTTTTATGGACCGGCGGACGAAAAGGAGAGTATCGCAACGATCCGGGCGGCCCTCGAAGCGGGGGTGACGTTCTTCAATACCGGCGATTTTTATGGCATGGGCCACAACGAACTCCTGTTGCGCGAGGCGCTCAAGGGCCGGCGCGAGCGGGCCTTTATCTCGGTCAAATTTGGTGCCCTGCGCAGTCCGGATAATCGCTTTCTCGGCTTCGATGGCCGACCGGCGGCGGTGAAGACCTTTTTGAGCTACAGCCTCAAGCGCCTCGGGACCGACTACATCGACCTCTACGAACCGGCCCGCGTCGATCCGGCGGTGCCGATCGAGGAGACAGTCGGTGCGATCGCAGATCTGGTCCAGGCGGGCTACGTGCGCCACATCGGTCTTTCCGAGGCGTCCGCCGCCACGATTCGTCGCGCCCACGCCGTTCATCCGATTGCAGCCCTGGAGCGCGAGTACTCGCTTATCGATCGCGAGATCGAGGCTGAGATTCTACCGGTGTTGCGGGAGCTGGGCATTGGCCTGGTCGCCTACGGCGTGCTGTCGCGGGGCCTTCTGAGCAACAAGGCCACAGGCGAACTGGCCCCCGGCGATTTTCGTTCCACTCTGCCGCGCTTTATGGGCGAAAATTTGCAGCGCAACCTGAGTCTGGTGGAAACCCTTGCCCAACTGGCCTCAGAGGTGGGGGCGAGCACAGCCCAACTGGCAATTGCCTGGGTGCTGGCCCAGGGCGCGGACATCGTGCCCCTGGTGGGAGCCCGCCGCCCCGAACGCCTCGAAGAAGCGCTCGGAGCCACCCGCCTTCACCTCAGCCTTGAGCAACTGGCCCGCATCGAGGCGGCTCTGCCACCGGGTTCGGTGAGTGGAACGCGCTACGATGCTCAACAGATGACGATGGTAGACGGCTGA
- a CDS encoding TetR family transcriptional regulator, with protein sequence MSEITREKILETAVALLRRHGLSKVAVTDVARALGMSHGNIYRHFASKADLLDAIAERWLHTVTEPLQAIVEGADPAAVRLEAWVLELMRLKQHKLTDDPELFAVYHSIAEAARGVIEHHVAELLAQLTRIVSEGNAGGEFTVREPAQAARAILQATFAFHHPALLSQHRTPSEAEARAVVALLIAGLRSGAL encoded by the coding sequence TTGAGTGAGATTACCCGCGAAAAGATTCTGGAGACAGCCGTGGCCCTGTTGCGTCGCCACGGCCTCTCCAAAGTCGCCGTCACAGACGTGGCCCGCGCCCTGGGCATGAGCCACGGCAACATCTACCGGCACTTTGCCAGCAAAGCCGACCTGCTCGATGCGATCGCCGAGCGCTGGCTGCATACGGTGACAGAACCGCTGCAGGCCATCGTCGAGGGAGCAGATCCAGCTGCGGTCCGCCTCGAAGCCTGGGTGCTCGAGTTGATGCGGCTCAAGCAACACAAGCTCACCGACGATCCAGAACTTTTTGCGGTCTATCATTCGATCGCCGAGGCGGCGCGGGGGGTGATCGAGCACCACGTCGCCGAATTGTTGGCCCAATTGACCCGGATCGTCTCAGAGGGCAACGCCGGCGGTGAATTTACCGTCCGCGAGCCGGCCCAAGCTGCCCGCGCGATCTTACAGGCCACCTTCGCCTTTCACCATCCGGCGCTCCTGTCCCAACACCGGACCCCAAGCGAAGCGGAGGCCCGCGCCGTCGTCGCCCTGCTGATTGCCGGACTGCGCAGCGGCGCACTCTAA